The DNA segment GTTCAGAGCATTGCTTTTGCGGTAAAAATAATTTAAACGGTTACTTATTTAGTAATCTATATTTTTATGAAATATTAAAAGCATCTTTCATTGGCTGTTAATTTTAAGATGTGAGTTTATTAGAAGAATTTCAGTCTATTTCACGATACTCTTATTAATCTGCACAATACTTCGCTATTGCGCCATTTCGCGTCATCTACGAGTCTGGTGAGATTTCGCCGGTCTCCAGGAATGGAAGCTCAAGGTTGGGAGTGTTCCCATCGCCTTTCGGGCACGATGCCCTGCGGTAAAGCCGCTATCATTAAAACACATCAATTTACTCTTTGACCGGATGTTATCCGGTGTGCTCGATATGGAGATACGGATGCCTGATTTACAGCAAGCCGCTCAACTGGCTTTACAATTAATGGATCTGACGACCCTGAATGATAATGACACCGATGCCGCAGTGATCGCGTTGTGCCAGCAAGCCAAAACGGCGGCTGGTTCTACCGCAGCAGTGTGTGTGTACCCACGTTTCGTACCGATTGCGCGTAAAACATTACGTCAGATTGGTGCCTACAACGTGCGGATTGCCACCGTGACCAACTTTCCCCATGGGAATGATGATATTGAAATTGCGGTTGCAGAAACTCGGGCTGCTGTTGCCTATGGTGCCGATGAAGTGGATGTAGTATTTCCCTATAAAGCCTTGATGGCGGGTGATCAAGCGGTTGGTTTTGAGTTGGTAAAAGCCTGCAAAGCTGCCTGTGGTGAAGCGGTATTGCTAAAAGTCATTATTGAAAGCGGCGAGCTGAAAACACCGGAATTGATCCGTTTAGCGTCGGAAATTACTATCGATGCGGGCGCTGATTTTATTAAAACCTCAACTGGGAAAGTGCCGGTTAATGCCACACTGGAAGCGGCAAAAATCATGTTAGACGTGATTAAAGAAAAAAATCCGGCGGTGGGTTTTAAAGCGGCGGGTGGCGTAAAAAATGCGGCGCAAGCAGCGGAATATTTGGCATTAGCCACCTCGATATTAGGTGATAAATGGATCTCGGCAAGAACCTTCCGTTTCGGGGCATCCAGTTTACTGGCTGACTTGTTGACAACGTTAGGTCATCAATCGCAAGCGGCATCGTCAGGTTATTAATTGAATTAGCCATTTAAGGGGGCTCCATGTTCCTTCCGCAAGAAATTATTCGTAAAAAACGCGACGGCCAAACACTGACCGACAGTGAAATTCAATTTTTCGTGCAAGGCATTACGCACAATTCGGTCACCGAAGGGCAGATTGCTGCATTAGCCATGGCGGTGTTCTTTAATGGCATGACTATGCCGGAACGTATCGCTTTAACCTGTGCCATGCGTGATTCAGGTTCAGTGCTGGATTGGTCGGAGCTGGATTTACCGGGGCCGGTGTTAGATAAACACTCGACTGGTGGTGTCGGTGATGTGGTTTCGTTGATGCTCGGCCCGATGGTGGCGGCGTGTGGTGGTTATGTGCCGATGATTTCTGGTCGTGGGTTGGGGCATACCGGCGGTACGCTCGACAAATTTGATGCGATCCCCGGCTATCAAACCACACCGCTGAATGCGATTTTCAAAAAAGTGGTGAAAGAAGTCGGCGTGGCTATTATTGGGCAAACTTCTGATTTAGCGCCAGCGGATAAACGCTTTTATGCGACCCGTGATGTCACGGCGACTGTCGAATCCATTCCGTTGATCACGGCATCTATCCTATCGAAAAAACTAGCGGCAGGGCTGGAAGCGCTGGTGATGGATGTCAAAGTCGGCTCTGGCGCATTTATGCCTACCTATGAACAATCGGAAGCGCTGGCAAAAAGCATTGTGGCCGTTGCCAATGGTGCCGGTTGTCGTACGACGGCACTGTTAACCGATATGAATCAGGTGCTGGCAACCAGCGCGGGTAACGCGGTGGAAGTGCGTGAAGCGGTGCGTTATCTGACGGGTGAATATCGTCATCCACGTTTGCATGAAGTCACGATGGCTTTATGTGCCGAAATGTTGATTTCTGGCGGCTTAGCCAGCGATGAAGCACAAGCACGGCAAAAATTACAACAAGTGTTGGATAACGGCAAAGCGGCGGAAACATTCGCCCGCATGGTCTTTGCACTGGGTGGCCCGGCTGATTTTGTCCAGAACTACGATAATCACCTGCAAAAAGCAGAAATCATACGACCAGTATATGCGCAATCCTCCGGCATTATTACTGGCATGGATACCCGTGCTTTAGGCATGGCTGTGGTTGCGTTAGGTGGTGGGCGCTTACGGGCAGCCGATCTGATTGATCATGCCGTGGGTCTGACCGATGTCATCTCTTTAGGTGCGCAGGCTGATAAAGACGTTCCGCTGGCGTGGGTGCATGCACGAACCGAAGCACAATATGAACAAACTGCGGCGGTGATCCGTAATGCTATTCGGGTGGGTGATAACGCAGTCACACCATCACCTGCGATCTATCGCCGGATCACCCTGGCAGACGTTTGAGGTTGTTATGAAACGTACGATTATTTTAATGATGGACTCACTGGGCATTGGTGCCAGTGCTGATGCCATTCGGTTTGGTGATGTTGGTGCCAACACACTGGGCCATATTGCGGAAGCTTGTGCGAAAGGGCAGGCAAATATTGGTCGCCAAGGCCCGCTAAAGTTGCCGAATCTGACGAAACTGGGGCTGGCACATGCGTGTGCGGCATCCAGCGGTGAATTTCCGGCCGGATTAGATGAAACCGTTGTACCGATGGCAGCGTATGGTTATGCCAAAGAGCTGTCGTCGGGCAAAGATACTCCGTCAGGGCATTGGGAAATGGCCGGCGCACCGGTGTTATTTGACTGGGGTTATTTCTCTGCCAAAGAAAATAGCTTTCCACAGGAATTGCTCGATGCTTTGGTGGCGCAAGCTGATCTGCCAGGCTATCTCGGCAACTGTCACGCGTCCGGCACCGAGATCCTCGATCGCCTTGGCGAAGAGCATATGCAAAGTGGTAAACCGATCTTTTACACTTCTGCCGATTCCGTATTTCAAATTGCCTGCCATGAAGAGACGTTCGGTTTAGAGCGTCTTTATGCGTTGTGCAAATTAGCGCGCCAGTTGCTTGAGCCGTATAACATTGGTCGCGTCATTGCGCGGCCGTTTGTTGGCAATAAACCGGGCGAATTTGCGCGCACTGGCAATCGTCATGATTATGCGGTGGAACCACCGATGCCGACGTTACTCGATCGCATGAAAGCGGCGGGTGGCGAAGTCGTTTCGATCGGCAAAATTTCTGATATTTACGCCGGTTGTGGTATCACGCAACAGCACAAAGCCACTGGTCTGGAAGAGTTATGGGATGTGACGCTTGCACAAGTAAAACGAGCCGCAGGGCAGACGATTGTCTTCACCAACTTTGTTGATTTTGACTCATCCTATGGCCATCGCCGTGATGTGCCGGGTTATGCGCGCGCGTTGGAATATTTCGATCAACGTCTGCCGGAATTGTTTGCGTTATTGCAACCGGGCGATCGGGTAGTGTTAACCGCCGATCACGGTTGTGATCCGATCTGGACTGGTAGTGATCATACCCGTGAACATGTGCCGGTCATTTTTTATGGCGCCACGGTAACTGCGCAAGATCTGGGGTTGCGGAATACCTTTGCCGATATCGGCCAGACCATTGCGCTCTATCATGGTCTACCTCCACTAGAATATGGCAGCAACTGCTTGCCGGAACATCATTAAGAAAAGGAAGAAAAATGGCAACTCCACACATTAATGCCAAAGACGGTGCTTTTGCTGAAACAGTATTAATGCCAGGTGATCCACTGCGCGCGAAATACATTGCCGAAACTTATCTGGAAAATGCCGAGCTGGTGACCGATGTGCGCAATATGTTTGGCTACACCGGTTTTTACCAAGGTGAGCGCATTTCCGTGATGGGTCACGGCATGGGCATTCCATCCTGCTCGATTTATACCAAGGAACTCATCACCGAATACGGTGTAAAAAACATCATCCGTATCGGTTCCTGTGGTGCGGTGCGGGCCGATGTTAAAGTACGTGATGTGATCATCGGTATGGGAGCGAGCACCGATTCCAAAGTGAATCGTATGCGCTTTAAAGATCATGATTTTGCTGCGATTGCCGATTTTGGTCTGCTGCGTAATGCCGTGACTGCCGCCGAAAAACTGGGTATTCCGGTTAAAGTTGGCAATCTGTTTTCCGCCGATTTGTTTTATACCCCGGATCCATCGATGTTTGATGTGATGGATAAATACGGCATTCTTGGCGTAGAAATGGAAGCGGCTGGCATCTATGGTGTGGCGGCGGAGTATGGCGCAAAAGCACTGGCGATCTGTACTGTTTCGGATCACATCAAAAGCGGTGAGCAGACTTCGGCGGAAGAACGTCAAACCACGTTTAACGATATGATGAAAATTGCACTCGATTCCGTGCTGCTGAAATAGTCATCCTGCCGATTTAATACTTGCTTCTGGGAAAAGCGATCGGCTACGCTGTCGACCGCTTTTTCTGACAGGGAGTGTATCACCATGCCAATTTCCGCGTTGCCTGAGCAAATAGCTGACTGGCTCGTCCATTTTCCCGCCTCTGGCGTACTTCAATTTACTGATCGTGGTATCGATGCGATTGATAAGCCGGAATGTGACGGTTTTGTCGTGCTGATGGGTGCATCACTGGCACCAGAGCATGTTGCTACCACGATAAAACAGATCCGTGAAATGGGCATGCAGGTCTGTGGTTTTATGCCATTTGCTGTCGGAAACGTCTGGACGGTCGTGCTGGGCACCTCTGCACACTCATCAGATCTGATGCAATGGTTAAAAATCCAGGACTGGTCAATTGATGGTGCCCATGTCGCTGAATTGCCTCGTTTGCAGGCGGGTGGTTTGATCCTGATGGATATGGATTCCACAGCGATCCAGATTGAGTGTATTGATGAAATCGCCCGTCTGGCGGGGGTTGGTGAGCAGGTTTCTGCCGTTACTGCGGCAGCGATGCATGGCAAACTCGATTTTGCCGAAAGTCTGCGTAATCGCGTTGCGTTACTGAAAGATGCGCCAGTTTCTATTCTGGATCAGGTCGCGAACAATATCCCGTTAATGCCGGGGCTGACTGATCTGGTCAGCACCGCGAAATCGGCTGGCTGGAAGGTGGCGATTGCTTCGGGTGGTTTCACTTATTTTGCCGGTAAATTACAACGCGATCTGGGTTTAGATCATATTGAGTCGAACGTGCTCGATATCGAGGGTGATCATCTGACCGGTAAGGTGAATGGCCGCATCGTTGATGCCAAAGTGAAAGCAGAAACGCTGAAAGAGCTGCAAGCGCTTTACCAGATCTCAGACAAACAAACCGTGGCGATTGGTGATGGTGCCAACGATTTA comes from the uncultured Tolumonas sp. genome and includes:
- the deoC gene encoding deoxyribose-phosphate aldolase, with amino-acid sequence MPDLQQAAQLALQLMDLTTLNDNDTDAAVIALCQQAKTAAGSTAAVCVYPRFVPIARKTLRQIGAYNVRIATVTNFPHGNDDIEIAVAETRAAVAYGADEVDVVFPYKALMAGDQAVGFELVKACKAACGEAVLLKVIIESGELKTPELIRLASEITIDAGADFIKTSTGKVPVNATLEAAKIMLDVIKEKNPAVGFKAAGGVKNAAQAAEYLALATSILGDKWISARTFRFGASSLLADLLTTLGHQSQAASSGY
- the deoA gene encoding thymidine phosphorylase, whose product is MFLPQEIIRKKRDGQTLTDSEIQFFVQGITHNSVTEGQIAALAMAVFFNGMTMPERIALTCAMRDSGSVLDWSELDLPGPVLDKHSTGGVGDVVSLMLGPMVAACGGYVPMISGRGLGHTGGTLDKFDAIPGYQTTPLNAIFKKVVKEVGVAIIGQTSDLAPADKRFYATRDVTATVESIPLITASILSKKLAAGLEALVMDVKVGSGAFMPTYEQSEALAKSIVAVANGAGCRTTALLTDMNQVLATSAGNAVEVREAVRYLTGEYRHPRLHEVTMALCAEMLISGGLASDEAQARQKLQQVLDNGKAAETFARMVFALGGPADFVQNYDNHLQKAEIIRPVYAQSSGIITGMDTRALGMAVVALGGGRLRAADLIDHAVGLTDVISLGAQADKDVPLAWVHARTEAQYEQTAAVIRNAIRVGDNAVTPSPAIYRRITLADV
- a CDS encoding phosphopentomutase — its product is MKRTIILMMDSLGIGASADAIRFGDVGANTLGHIAEACAKGQANIGRQGPLKLPNLTKLGLAHACAASSGEFPAGLDETVVPMAAYGYAKELSSGKDTPSGHWEMAGAPVLFDWGYFSAKENSFPQELLDALVAQADLPGYLGNCHASGTEILDRLGEEHMQSGKPIFYTSADSVFQIACHEETFGLERLYALCKLARQLLEPYNIGRVIARPFVGNKPGEFARTGNRHDYAVEPPMPTLLDRMKAAGGEVVSIGKISDIYAGCGITQQHKATGLEELWDVTLAQVKRAAGQTIVFTNFVDFDSSYGHRRDVPGYARALEYFDQRLPELFALLQPGDRVVLTADHGCDPIWTGSDHTREHVPVIFYGATVTAQDLGLRNTFADIGQTIALYHGLPPLEYGSNCLPEHH
- the deoD gene encoding purine-nucleoside phosphorylase; the encoded protein is MATPHINAKDGAFAETVLMPGDPLRAKYIAETYLENAELVTDVRNMFGYTGFYQGERISVMGHGMGIPSCSIYTKELITEYGVKNIIRIGSCGAVRADVKVRDVIIGMGASTDSKVNRMRFKDHDFAAIADFGLLRNAVTAAEKLGIPVKVGNLFSADLFYTPDPSMFDVMDKYGILGVEMEAAGIYGVAAEYGAKALAICTVSDHIKSGEQTSAEERQTTFNDMMKIALDSVLLK
- the serB gene encoding phosphoserine phosphatase SerB, giving the protein MPISALPEQIADWLVHFPASGVLQFTDRGIDAIDKPECDGFVVLMGASLAPEHVATTIKQIREMGMQVCGFMPFAVGNVWTVVLGTSAHSSDLMQWLKIQDWSIDGAHVAELPRLQAGGLILMDMDSTAIQIECIDEIARLAGVGEQVSAVTAAAMHGKLDFAESLRNRVALLKDAPVSILDQVANNIPLMPGLTDLVSTAKSAGWKVAIASGGFTYFAGKLQRDLGLDHIESNVLDIEGDHLTGKVNGRIVDAKVKAETLKELQALYQISDKQTVAIGDGANDLPMLKAAALGVAIHAKPVVREQAQVAIRHLNLEAVICLLQAGDLIARA